The following proteins are encoded in a genomic region of Roseofilum casamattae BLCC-M143:
- a CDS encoding S-layer homology domain-containing protein gives MNPFSIIPTVAIASLLLCSSALALPPSPVPHLSQINVPASMALEGTSWHWISWTEGERTERPQAQRPITLKLEKGTASGFGGCNSFVSEYQRHGEVLNISASFNRTFKFCGQLSEQEDWLLARLGRVQHYQISAAGELELFYGQENTSAVGTLRFRAEQELSQNAPSFTDVPPGYWAREAISSVVERGIMSGWGSGQFRPEATLTRAEFAGILQKAFQLPQSSSRPRFDDVARDFWAYDAITYATSTVPRLMIGYPEQRFHPEQPIARVEALVALAGLLRAADPESIAATVMQYHDRDRIPDYALEKLAIATQEQIAIAWPDSNPLDPNRPATKAEIAALVHHVSLQTIEPSQ, from the coding sequence ATGAATCCATTCTCCATTATTCCAACTGTTGCGATCGCATCCCTGCTCCTCTGCTCTTCTGCTCTGGCGCTCCCTCCCTCCCCTGTTCCGCATTTAAGCCAAATCAATGTCCCAGCCTCAATGGCTCTGGAGGGAACATCGTGGCACTGGATCTCTTGGACAGAAGGAGAGCGCACCGAGCGACCCCAAGCTCAGCGTCCCATTACTCTCAAGTTAGAGAAGGGCACGGCCAGCGGGTTTGGGGGATGCAACTCCTTCGTTTCCGAATATCAGCGCCATGGCGAGGTATTGAATATCTCTGCCTCGTTTAACCGCACCTTCAAATTCTGCGGCCAGCTCTCGGAGCAAGAAGATTGGCTTTTAGCTCGGTTGGGACGGGTGCAGCACTATCAGATCTCGGCCGCTGGAGAATTAGAGTTATTTTACGGGCAGGAAAATACGAGCGCTGTGGGAACCCTGCGTTTTCGTGCAGAGCAAGAGCTAAGCCAAAACGCCCCATCCTTTACCGACGTGCCTCCCGGTTATTGGGCCCGAGAGGCGATATCTAGCGTCGTCGAGCGGGGGATTATGTCCGGATGGGGTAGCGGTCAGTTTCGTCCGGAAGCGACCCTAACTCGGGCGGAGTTTGCCGGGATCTTGCAAAAGGCATTTCAACTTCCGCAAAGCAGTTCCAGACCGCGATTTGATGATGTGGCTCGCGACTTTTGGGCTTACGACGCCATTACCTATGCCACCAGTACCGTTCCTCGCTTGATGATTGGATATCCCGAGCAACGCTTTCACCCCGAACAACCGATCGCGCGGGTTGAAGCCTTAGTGGCACTGGCCGGTTTGTTGCGAGCTGCCGATCCGGAATCGATCGCTGCCACAGTGATGCAATACCACGATCGCGATCGGATTCCCGACTATGCCCTAGAAAAATTAGCGATCGCCACGCAAGAACAAATCGCGATCGCCTGGCCCGACAGCAATCCCCTCGATCCCAACCGGCCGGCTACCAAAGCCGAGATTGCCGCATTAGTCCATCATGTTTCGCTTCAGACCATAGAACCGAGCCAATAA